In Tenebrio molitor chromosome 6, icTenMoli1.1, whole genome shotgun sequence, one genomic interval encodes:
- the LOC138133083 gene encoding ral GTPase-activating protein subunit beta isoform X1: protein MNLGLFNRMNLKDSNENKGMYSEWTSLSLVLQNSGDENQSVLEKFGLVASKDVTLGVVRQLASNLGISQPPEPSPLVTDKEVQWCMEVLCFGLSLPLSEHEAIKDCVNVYCEWLSALLTPKVCVPQPITEDPNVYARKIIAHLHYLFIPRKGEGIDTINRQAVLCHRVLRTLQQIAHESKILERETWEALLLFLLAINDTLLSPPTVKDDVADQLCERVLSVLFEIWLIACAQCFPSPPLWKTLRECCMNWRHRVALIEQWNRVNLVLTSKVLAFMYGPSFPELKIGEDDLITHGMSNDCIAQSWYRFLNTIGNPISLTKPEVISQTQKFLQFAISTDNVNDPCQHPCLQALPLIFLKAIKGIAGQVDAFLGVAQAIWWETVITGGSTDKSKEAAPNQTSATYSPTPTPPTQRRLAKSFSVAPSSVSKGIPKSSLIGLTTSRSSAIATASAPNSGPSSASSASSLTSFGNESRNPLAPGRPKCNSILHLFGEWLFEAAFLGCDLHHRQQHDQGKRPSSVLMESYSQPSSISDIPSLPSTLTIDKYESGKAEALGTLCRIMCAKKTGEEILPVYLARFYLAVQQGLRVPPNRECGETMVAILMNSSDLFRLDLDGIRVLVPVFISALEIVLPDKDLKLNSSVSKTELRRASIHLLSSILVLPLHFQNVTIKDLINTGSSERPTTFAQLKPRLMNLVMNALQIETDPQNTHMLLGSLFLCVQDSSIYEKVEQVTQPPTDTSSNLLSSASDTASTMSMASSYERSTSPEHFGPVDSYDLLPIDSAHALFVRATYLVCHRLISSWKTDLNVSLAALELLSGLARIHIKESARKLTDAMECKRAVKWLCDYIVNQCSRPPPAHSKDLHSTIVAAFQCCSVWLLEHPYLLRDKDCLTTVLEVAELGVSGTKSVGKPGENVKMKEQKELKPASMRVRDAAENLLTCILEQVGYFPNECGPESISSLLDEVALLQHCNSWPTNCTDQATAVERFRYFVTEGSVMLALLEEPLGNDQDPQPTVTILIRGPFGRHAWTMQLRHLPRHRSGTKCHAPNPGRPVVMQETPVCPQVKQKYFPESVERVTQCKVDQSIPLLETVTAQDDEVNEETNKLVQLIERQATVEANLAATQSNCVALECTPPPVCHDFQTSRLFLSHFGLLSLGDEENSDGAPALTALDSSSVDFCKDLSVLDHLSPRTCDTVHIFYVKSQQVDAQDIVNNVRNENCISPCFFEFIHTLGWPVEVNKHPGWTGHVSTSWKVSPQEASTSARSTSYDGSSHVLYWADACSEIAFVVPSTVKTSEPPSEQSSFNASFWYERSLSETSGKDKRALSLELDKQPVPPRRSGPRSNLHPHTNTKIMVVWLESFEDHLNLPIDDLLNCMHTGLERGALSKSGEVLVIYLHLMASGLLRVHLQGPSGRVGLASPLIDGMVLSRRALGPLVRHTALNMARRRRLDSDSYQPPHIRRRLKIQEMVQKYKREMTKPELLTYLFSST, encoded by the exons ATGAATTTGGGGCTGTTTAATCGTATGAACTTGAAA GACAGCAACGAGAACAAGGGGATGTATTCAGAATGGACCTCGCTAAGTCTCGTGCTCCAGAACAGCGGCGACGAGAACCAGAGCGTATTAGAAAAATTCGGTTTGGTGGCAAGCAAAGACGTCACTTTGGGGGTGGTGCGGCAACTCGCCAGCAACTTAGGAATAAGCCAACCCCCGGAACCGAGCCCCTTGGTCACAGACAAAGAG GTGCAATGGTGCATGGAAGTCCTGTGTTTCGGGCTGTCACTCCCCCTTTCAGAACATGAGGCCATCAAAGATTGCGTCAACGTGTACTGCGAGTGGCTGTCGGCGCTGCTGACGCCGAAAGTGTGCGTCCCCCAACCCATCACTGAAGATCCGAATGTGTACGCCCGCAAAATTATAGCGCACCTACATTACTTGTTTATCCCAAGGAAGGGCGAAG GAATTGACACCATCAATAGACAGGCGGTTTTGTGTCACAGGGTGCTCCGCACCCTCCAGCAGATCGCTCATGAGTCTAAAATTCTCGAAAGGGAGACCTGGGAGGCTTTGTTGTTGTTCTTGTTAGCGATCAATGACACTCTGCTGTCGCCACCTACAGTGAAAGACGACGTCGCAGATCAACTCTGCGAAAGAGTTCTCAGTGTTTTGTTCGAG atatggCTCATCGCGTGCGCTCAATGTTTTCCTTCACCTCCTCTCTGGAAGACCTTGAGGGAATGTTGCATGAATTGGCGACATCGAGTCGCTCTTATTGAACAATGGAACCGCGTTAATCTCGTTCTGACGTCGAAAGTTTTGGCTTTTATGTATGGACCTTCGTTTCCAGAGCTGAAGATCG GGGAGGACGATCTTATAACGCATGGAATGTCAAATGACTGTATAGCCCAGAGCTGGTACCGCTTTTTGAACACCATTGGCAACCCCATCAGTCTGACTAAACCCGAG GTGATAAGCCAGACGCAGAAATTCCTCCAGTTCGCGATCAGCACTGACAACGTGAACGACCCCTGCCAGCACCCGTGCCTCCAAGCCCTCCCTCTCATCTTCCTCAAGGCCATCAAGGGTATAGCGGGCCAGGTCGACGCGTTCCTCG GTGTAGCACAGGCTATTTGGTGGGAAACTGTGATAACAGGTGGCAGCACAGATAAGAGCAAAGAAGCTGCACCAAATCAAACTTCTGCTACTTACTCACCCACTCCTACTCCTCCTACTCAGCGCAGATTGGCAAAGAGTTTTAGTGTGGCACCATCCTCTGTCTCTAAGG GGATTCCGAAGTCGTCTCTGATCGGCCTGACGACCAGCAGGAGTTCTGCGATAGCGACGGCGTCGGCTCCCAACTCGGGGCCCTCGTCAGCCTCGAGCGCTTCTT CTTTGACGTCGTTCGGGAACGAGAGTCGCAACCCCCTAGCTCCTGGAAGACCAAAATGTAACAGTATTTTGCACTTGTTTGGGGAGTGGCTGTTCGAAGCCGCCTTCCTCGGCTGTGACCTCCACCACA GGCAGCAACACGATCAGGGTAAGAGACCCAGCTCAGTTTTGATGGAGAGCTATTCGCAACCGAGCTCCATCAGTGACATTCCAAGTCTACCTTCGACGTTGACCATCGACAAGTACGAAAGCGGCAAAGCCGAGGCTCTGGGCACTCTGTGTAGAATCATGTGCGCGAAGAAAACCGGCGAAGAGATCCTCCCGGTGTACTTGGCTCGGTTCTACTTGGCGGTCCAGCAGGGGTTGAGGGTGCCGCCGAATCGCGAGTGCGGCGAGACCATGGTCGCGATCCTGATGAACTCCTCGGACCTGTTCCGCCTAGACCTGGACGGGATCCGAGTCCTGGTCCCTGTTTTTATTTCGGCGCTGGAAATCGTCCTCCCCGACAAGGACCTCAAACTGAATTCGAGCGTGTCCAAGACCGAGCTGAGACGAGCCTCGATCCACCTCCTCTCATCTATTCTGGTCCTCCCGTTGCATTTTCAGAACGTCACCATCAAAGACTTGATCAATACTG GGTCGTCCGAGCGCCCCACAACTTTCGCCCAGTTGAAACCCCGCCTGATGAACCTGGTGATGAACGCCCTCCAGATCGAGACCGACCCTCAAAACACCCACATGCTCCTCGGCAGTTTGTTCTTGTGCGTGCAGGACTCTTCGATTTACGAAAAGGTCGAACAAGTGACGCAACCCCCGACCGACACCTCGTCGAATCTGCTCAGCTCAG CGTCCGACACTGCCAGTACCATGAGCATGGCTAGCAGCTATGAACGTTCCACTTCACCCGAACATTTTGGCCCTGTTGATTCGTATGATTTGTTGCCGATAG ATTCTGCGCACGCGTTGTTCGTCAGGGCCACGTATCTGGTCTGCCACAGGTTGATCAGCTCCTGGAAGACCGACCTCAACGTGTCGCTGGCGGCGCTCGAGCTGCTCTCAGGACTCGCCAGGATCCACATCAAGGAGTCAG CCAGAAAACTGACAG ACGCGATGGAGTGCAAGAGAGCCGTGAAGTGGCTCTGCGACTACATCGTCAACCAGTGTTCGCGCCCCCCTCCGGCCCACTCCAAAGACCTGCACTCGACCATCGTGGCGGCGTTCCAGTGTTGCTCGGTGTGGCTTCTCGAACACCCCTACCTGCTCAGAGACAAAGATTGCTTGACGACTGTCCTCGAAGTGGCAGAACTGGGCGTCTCCGGGAccaaatccgttggcaaacctggcgaaaacgtcaaaatgaaaGAACAGAAAGAGTTGAAACCGGCGTCGATGCGGGTCAGAGACGCCGCCGAAAACCTCCTGACTTGCATCTTGGAACAAGTGGGGTACTTCCCCAACGAGTGCGGCCCCGAATCCATCTCGTCCCTCCTCGACGAAGTCGCCCTGTTGCAACACTGCAACTCTTGGCCCACGAACTGCACAGATCAAGCTACGGCGGTCGAGAGGTTTAGATATTTCGTGACGGAAGGGTCGGTCATGTTGGCGCTCCTGGAGGAGCCGCTCGGGAACGACCAGGATCCGCAACCCACGGTGACGATCTTGATCCGGGGGCCGTTCGGTCGGCACGCGTGGACCATGCAGTTGAGGCATCTCCCAAGGCACAGATCCGGGACCAAGTGCCACGCACCGAATCCGGGTAGGCCGGTGGTGATGCAAGAAACTCCCGTTTGTCCGCAAGTCAAGCAGAAGTACTTCCCCGAGAGCGTGGAGAGAGTGACGCAGTGCAAAGT CGACCAGTCGATACCGCTCCTCGAGACGGTGACAGCGCAAGACGACGAGGTCAACGAAGAGACCAACAAGTTGGTGCAGTTGATCGAACGACAAGCCACAGTTGAGGCAAACCTCGCCGCCACGCAATCGAATTGTGTGGCGCTAGAGTGTACGCCGCCTCCAGTCTGTCACGATTTCCAGACGTCGAGACTCTTCTTGTCTCACTTCGGTCTCTTGTCTTTGGGAGACGAAGAGAATTCAGACGGAGCGCCGGCACTCACAGCTCTCGACAGTAGTTCGGTAGATTTCTGCAAAGATTTGTCGGTTTTGGACCACTTGAGTCCCAGGACTTGCGACACGGTCCACATTTTTTACGTCAAGTCGCAACAAGTCGACGCCCAAGACATCGTAAACAATGTACGAAACGAAAACTGCATCTCTCCCTGTTTCTTCGAGTTCATACACACTTTGGGGTGGCCAGTCGAGGTTAACAAACATCCAG GGTGGACCGGTCATGTTTCGACTAGTTGGAAAGTGTCCCCACAGGAAGCTTCCACTTCGGCTCGCAGCACCAGTTACGACGGGTCTTCGCATGTTCTCTACTGGGCGGACGCCTGCTCGGAAATAGCTTTCGTGGTGCCTTCCACCGTCAAAACTTCCGAACCGCCGTCAGAACAGTCCTCATTCAACGCGTCAT TTTGGTACGAAAGAAGCTTGTCGGAGACCAGCGGTAAGGACAAGAGAGCTCTAAGTCTCGAACTGGACAAACAACCCGTCCCACCGCGACGTTCTGGGCCCCGTTCAAACCTCCACCCCCACaccaacacaaaaataatgGTGGTGTGGTTGGAGAGTTTCGAAGACCATTTGAATCTCCCAATCG ATGATTTATTGAACTGTATGCACACTGGCTTGGAGCGGGGGGCCCTATCGAAGAGCGGCGAAGTTTTGGTCATCTATCTGCACCTGATGGCGTCGGGGTTGTTAAGGGTGCACCTGCAGGGCCCGTCTGGGCGTGTGGGATTGGCGTCTCCCCTCATCGACGGTATGGTCCTGAGCAGGCGCGCTTTGGGGCCTCTCGTGAGACACACTGCTCTCAACATGGCGCGGCGCAGGCGGCTAGATTCGGATAGTTATCAGCCGCCGCACATCCGGAGGCGGTTGAAAATCCAGGAGATGGTGCAGAAATACAAAAGAGAAATGACTAAACCCGAATTgttaacttatttatttagttcTACTTAA
- the LOC138133083 gene encoding ral GTPase-activating protein subunit beta isoform X5 — protein sequence MNLGLFNRMNLKDSNENKGMYSEWTSLSLVLQNSGDENQSVLEKFGLVASKDVTLGVVRQLASNLGISQPPEPSPLVTDKEVQWCMEVLCFGLSLPLSEHEAIKDCVNVYCEWLSALLTPKVCVPQPITEDPNVYARKIIAHLHYLFIPRKGEGIDTINRQAVLCHRVLRTLQQIAHESKILERETWEALLLFLLAINDTLLSPPTVKDDVADQLCERVLSVLFEIWLIACAQCFPSPPLWKTLRECCMNWRHRVALIEQWNRVNLVLTSKVLAFMYGPSFPELKIGEDDLITHGMSNDCIAQSWYRFLNTIGNPISLTKPEVISQTQKFLQFAISTDNVNDPCQHPCLQALPLIFLKAIKGIAGQVDAFLGIPKSSLIGLTTSRSSAIATASAPNSGPSSASSASSLTSFGNESRNPLAPGRPKCNSILHLFGEWLFEAAFLGCDLHHRQQHDQGKRPSSVLMESYSQPSSISDIPSLPSTLTIDKYESGKAEALGTLCRIMCAKKTGEEILPVYLARFYLAVQQGLRVPPNRECGETMVAILMNSSDLFRLDLDGIRVLVPVFISALEIVLPDKDLKLNSSVSKTELRRASIHLLSSILVLPLHFQNVTIKDLINTGSSERPTTFAQLKPRLMNLVMNALQIETDPQNTHMLLGSLFLCVQDSSIYEKVEQVTQPPTDTSSNLLSSASDTASTMSMASSYERSTSPEHFGPVDSYDLLPIDSAHALFVRATYLVCHRLISSWKTDLNVSLAALELLSGLARIHIKESARKLTDAMECKRAVKWLCDYIVNQCSRPPPAHSKDLHSTIVAAFQCCSVWLLEHPYLLRDKDCLTTVLEVAELGVSGTKSVGKPGENVKMKEQKELKPASMRVRDAAENLLTCILEQVGYFPNECGPESISSLLDEVALLQHCNSWPTNCTDQATAVERFRYFVTEGSVMLALLEEPLGNDQDPQPTVTILIRGPFGRHAWTMQLRHLPRHRSGTKCHAPNPGRPVVMQETPVCPQVKQKYFPESVERVTQCKVDQSIPLLETVTAQDDEVNEETNKLVQLIERQATVEANLAATQSNCVALECTPPPVCHDFQTSRLFLSHFGLLSLGDEENSDGAPALTALDSSSVDFCKDLSVLDHLSPRTCDTVHIFYVKSQQVDAQDIVNNVRNENCISPCFFEFIHTLGWPVEVNKHPGWTGHVSTSWKVSPQEASTSARSTSYDGSSHVLYWADACSEIAFVVPSTVKTSEPPSEQSSFNASFWYERSLSETSGKDKRALSLELDKQPVPPRRSGPRSNLHPHTNTKIMVVWLESFEDHLNLPIDDLLNCMHTGLERGALSKSGEVLVIYLHLMASGLLRVHLQGPSGRVGLASPLIDGMVLSRRALGPLVRHTALNMARRRRLDSDSYQPPHIRRRLKIQEMVQKYKREMTKPELLTYLFSST from the exons ATGAATTTGGGGCTGTTTAATCGTATGAACTTGAAA GACAGCAACGAGAACAAGGGGATGTATTCAGAATGGACCTCGCTAAGTCTCGTGCTCCAGAACAGCGGCGACGAGAACCAGAGCGTATTAGAAAAATTCGGTTTGGTGGCAAGCAAAGACGTCACTTTGGGGGTGGTGCGGCAACTCGCCAGCAACTTAGGAATAAGCCAACCCCCGGAACCGAGCCCCTTGGTCACAGACAAAGAG GTGCAATGGTGCATGGAAGTCCTGTGTTTCGGGCTGTCACTCCCCCTTTCAGAACATGAGGCCATCAAAGATTGCGTCAACGTGTACTGCGAGTGGCTGTCGGCGCTGCTGACGCCGAAAGTGTGCGTCCCCCAACCCATCACTGAAGATCCGAATGTGTACGCCCGCAAAATTATAGCGCACCTACATTACTTGTTTATCCCAAGGAAGGGCGAAG GAATTGACACCATCAATAGACAGGCGGTTTTGTGTCACAGGGTGCTCCGCACCCTCCAGCAGATCGCTCATGAGTCTAAAATTCTCGAAAGGGAGACCTGGGAGGCTTTGTTGTTGTTCTTGTTAGCGATCAATGACACTCTGCTGTCGCCACCTACAGTGAAAGACGACGTCGCAGATCAACTCTGCGAAAGAGTTCTCAGTGTTTTGTTCGAG atatggCTCATCGCGTGCGCTCAATGTTTTCCTTCACCTCCTCTCTGGAAGACCTTGAGGGAATGTTGCATGAATTGGCGACATCGAGTCGCTCTTATTGAACAATGGAACCGCGTTAATCTCGTTCTGACGTCGAAAGTTTTGGCTTTTATGTATGGACCTTCGTTTCCAGAGCTGAAGATCG GGGAGGACGATCTTATAACGCATGGAATGTCAAATGACTGTATAGCCCAGAGCTGGTACCGCTTTTTGAACACCATTGGCAACCCCATCAGTCTGACTAAACCCGAG GTGATAAGCCAGACGCAGAAATTCCTCCAGTTCGCGATCAGCACTGACAACGTGAACGACCCCTGCCAGCACCCGTGCCTCCAAGCCCTCCCTCTCATCTTCCTCAAGGCCATCAAGGGTATAGCGGGCCAGGTCGACGCGTTCCTCG GGATTCCGAAGTCGTCTCTGATCGGCCTGACGACCAGCAGGAGTTCTGCGATAGCGACGGCGTCGGCTCCCAACTCGGGGCCCTCGTCAGCCTCGAGCGCTTCTT CTTTGACGTCGTTCGGGAACGAGAGTCGCAACCCCCTAGCTCCTGGAAGACCAAAATGTAACAGTATTTTGCACTTGTTTGGGGAGTGGCTGTTCGAAGCCGCCTTCCTCGGCTGTGACCTCCACCACA GGCAGCAACACGATCAGGGTAAGAGACCCAGCTCAGTTTTGATGGAGAGCTATTCGCAACCGAGCTCCATCAGTGACATTCCAAGTCTACCTTCGACGTTGACCATCGACAAGTACGAAAGCGGCAAAGCCGAGGCTCTGGGCACTCTGTGTAGAATCATGTGCGCGAAGAAAACCGGCGAAGAGATCCTCCCGGTGTACTTGGCTCGGTTCTACTTGGCGGTCCAGCAGGGGTTGAGGGTGCCGCCGAATCGCGAGTGCGGCGAGACCATGGTCGCGATCCTGATGAACTCCTCGGACCTGTTCCGCCTAGACCTGGACGGGATCCGAGTCCTGGTCCCTGTTTTTATTTCGGCGCTGGAAATCGTCCTCCCCGACAAGGACCTCAAACTGAATTCGAGCGTGTCCAAGACCGAGCTGAGACGAGCCTCGATCCACCTCCTCTCATCTATTCTGGTCCTCCCGTTGCATTTTCAGAACGTCACCATCAAAGACTTGATCAATACTG GGTCGTCCGAGCGCCCCACAACTTTCGCCCAGTTGAAACCCCGCCTGATGAACCTGGTGATGAACGCCCTCCAGATCGAGACCGACCCTCAAAACACCCACATGCTCCTCGGCAGTTTGTTCTTGTGCGTGCAGGACTCTTCGATTTACGAAAAGGTCGAACAAGTGACGCAACCCCCGACCGACACCTCGTCGAATCTGCTCAGCTCAG CGTCCGACACTGCCAGTACCATGAGCATGGCTAGCAGCTATGAACGTTCCACTTCACCCGAACATTTTGGCCCTGTTGATTCGTATGATTTGTTGCCGATAG ATTCTGCGCACGCGTTGTTCGTCAGGGCCACGTATCTGGTCTGCCACAGGTTGATCAGCTCCTGGAAGACCGACCTCAACGTGTCGCTGGCGGCGCTCGAGCTGCTCTCAGGACTCGCCAGGATCCACATCAAGGAGTCAG CCAGAAAACTGACAG ACGCGATGGAGTGCAAGAGAGCCGTGAAGTGGCTCTGCGACTACATCGTCAACCAGTGTTCGCGCCCCCCTCCGGCCCACTCCAAAGACCTGCACTCGACCATCGTGGCGGCGTTCCAGTGTTGCTCGGTGTGGCTTCTCGAACACCCCTACCTGCTCAGAGACAAAGATTGCTTGACGACTGTCCTCGAAGTGGCAGAACTGGGCGTCTCCGGGAccaaatccgttggcaaacctggcgaaaacgtcaaaatgaaaGAACAGAAAGAGTTGAAACCGGCGTCGATGCGGGTCAGAGACGCCGCCGAAAACCTCCTGACTTGCATCTTGGAACAAGTGGGGTACTTCCCCAACGAGTGCGGCCCCGAATCCATCTCGTCCCTCCTCGACGAAGTCGCCCTGTTGCAACACTGCAACTCTTGGCCCACGAACTGCACAGATCAAGCTACGGCGGTCGAGAGGTTTAGATATTTCGTGACGGAAGGGTCGGTCATGTTGGCGCTCCTGGAGGAGCCGCTCGGGAACGACCAGGATCCGCAACCCACGGTGACGATCTTGATCCGGGGGCCGTTCGGTCGGCACGCGTGGACCATGCAGTTGAGGCATCTCCCAAGGCACAGATCCGGGACCAAGTGCCACGCACCGAATCCGGGTAGGCCGGTGGTGATGCAAGAAACTCCCGTTTGTCCGCAAGTCAAGCAGAAGTACTTCCCCGAGAGCGTGGAGAGAGTGACGCAGTGCAAAGT CGACCAGTCGATACCGCTCCTCGAGACGGTGACAGCGCAAGACGACGAGGTCAACGAAGAGACCAACAAGTTGGTGCAGTTGATCGAACGACAAGCCACAGTTGAGGCAAACCTCGCCGCCACGCAATCGAATTGTGTGGCGCTAGAGTGTACGCCGCCTCCAGTCTGTCACGATTTCCAGACGTCGAGACTCTTCTTGTCTCACTTCGGTCTCTTGTCTTTGGGAGACGAAGAGAATTCAGACGGAGCGCCGGCACTCACAGCTCTCGACAGTAGTTCGGTAGATTTCTGCAAAGATTTGTCGGTTTTGGACCACTTGAGTCCCAGGACTTGCGACACGGTCCACATTTTTTACGTCAAGTCGCAACAAGTCGACGCCCAAGACATCGTAAACAATGTACGAAACGAAAACTGCATCTCTCCCTGTTTCTTCGAGTTCATACACACTTTGGGGTGGCCAGTCGAGGTTAACAAACATCCAG GGTGGACCGGTCATGTTTCGACTAGTTGGAAAGTGTCCCCACAGGAAGCTTCCACTTCGGCTCGCAGCACCAGTTACGACGGGTCTTCGCATGTTCTCTACTGGGCGGACGCCTGCTCGGAAATAGCTTTCGTGGTGCCTTCCACCGTCAAAACTTCCGAACCGCCGTCAGAACAGTCCTCATTCAACGCGTCAT TTTGGTACGAAAGAAGCTTGTCGGAGACCAGCGGTAAGGACAAGAGAGCTCTAAGTCTCGAACTGGACAAACAACCCGTCCCACCGCGACGTTCTGGGCCCCGTTCAAACCTCCACCCCCACaccaacacaaaaataatgGTGGTGTGGTTGGAGAGTTTCGAAGACCATTTGAATCTCCCAATCG ATGATTTATTGAACTGTATGCACACTGGCTTGGAGCGGGGGGCCCTATCGAAGAGCGGCGAAGTTTTGGTCATCTATCTGCACCTGATGGCGTCGGGGTTGTTAAGGGTGCACCTGCAGGGCCCGTCTGGGCGTGTGGGATTGGCGTCTCCCCTCATCGACGGTATGGTCCTGAGCAGGCGCGCTTTGGGGCCTCTCGTGAGACACACTGCTCTCAACATGGCGCGGCGCAGGCGGCTAGATTCGGATAGTTATCAGCCGCCGCACATCCGGAGGCGGTTGAAAATCCAGGAGATGGTGCAGAAATACAAAAGAGAAATGACTAAACCCGAATTgttaacttatttatttagttcTACTTAA